The following proteins come from a genomic window of Mytilus trossulus isolate FHL-02 unplaced genomic scaffold, PNRI_Mtr1.1.1.hap1 h1tg000247l__unscaffolded, whole genome shotgun sequence:
- the LOC134701636 gene encoding uncharacterized protein LOC134701636 has product MKYSRPPLCFQPINISQRCHRLMIILIISGDISLNPGPVKNPCGLCHRPVAKNHRAIYCESCYCWWHIKCANITPTDYKMWGNTDDPWVCPECNSFHFSDSYFNNSYEINSNEENSFSSLSSSLIYQNDTLASNDSPSENDVFDQLRELKKRHPMQLTCAYLNINSLRHKFCLIEDLLSSSLVEMLFIAETKIDSSFPDAQFRVNDYHFWRADRNQNGGGLVAYARSDLIPKFS; this is encoded by the coding sequence ATGAAATACAGCAGACCACCTCTATGTTTTCAACCTATAAATATATCACAAAGATGTCATAGACTAATGATAATTCTGATAATAAGCGGTGATATATCATTAAATCCTGGTCCAGTAAAGAATCCATGTGGCCTATGCCATAGACCAGTTGCTAAAAACCATCGTGCAATATACTGTGAATCATGCTACTGCTGGTGGCATATCAAATGTGCGAACATCACCCCAACAGATTATAAGATGTGGGGCAATACTGACGATCCATGGGTATGTCCAGAGTGCAACTCGTTTCACTTCAGCGACTCCTATTTCAACAATTCCTATGAGATCAATAGTAATGAGGAAAACTCTTTCTCCTCACTTTCATCATCACTTAtttaccaaaatgacacattagCCAGTAATGACTCACCAAGTGAAAATGATGTATTTGACCAACTCAGAGAACTTAAAAAGAGACATCCAATGCAACTCACCTGTGCATACTTAAATATAAATAGCCTAAGACATAAATTTTGCTTAATCGAAGACTTGCTATCATCTAGTCTAgttgaaatgttatttattgcTGAAACTAAAATAGACAGTTCTTTTCCAGATGCTCAGTTTCGTGTAAATGACTATCATTTTTGGAGAGCAGATAGAAATCAGAACGGGGGAGGACTTGTCGCATATGCTCGATCAGATCTG